The Natrinema amylolyticum genome includes the window CGGAGCTGGTCAACAACATGAAAGAGCAGGCCACACAGTTCGGTGCCGACCTGAAAAACGGCATCATCGAATCCGTCGACGACTCGAGCCGGCCGTTCCGCGTCGAGATGAAAGACGGCGACGTCTACACCGCCGACGCCGTCATCGCCGCCTCGGGTGCCAGCGCCCGGACGCTCGGTATCCCCGGCGAGGACGAACTCATGGGCTACGGACTCTCGACGTGTGCGACCTGTGACGGCGCGTTCTTCCGCGGCGAGGACATGCTCGTCGTCGGCGGTGGCGACGCCGCTATGGAGGAGGCCACGTTCCTCACGAAGTTCGCCGACACCGTCTACATCGCCCACCGTCGCGAGGAGTTCCGTGCGGAGGACTACTGGGTTGACCGCGTGCACGAGAAGGTCGAAGAGGGCGATATCGAGATCATGAAAAACACCGAACTGATCGAGATCCACGGCTCCCAGGCGGAGGGCGTCGACCACGTGACTCTCGTCGAAAACGATCAGGGCCACCCGACGGACCGCCTCGATGACCCCGAAACCGAGGAATTCGACTTCGACGTCGGCGCCGTCTTCTTCGCAATCGGTCACACCCCCAACACCGACTATCTCGAGGACACCGGCGTCGAGACGGACGCCGAGGGCTATCTGCAGACCACGGGCGGCGACGGCGGCGGCCAGACCGAGACCCACGTCCCCGGTATCTTCGGCGCCGGCGACGTCGTCGACTACCACTACCAGCAGGCCGTGACCGCCGCCGGCATGGGCTCGAAGGCCGCGCTGGACGCCGACGAATACCTCGAAGACCTCGAGCGAGCCGACTCGAGCGCAGAGGAAGCGGAACCGGCCACGGCCGACGACTAATCGAACCAGTTCTCCGATATCGTCACGAGAATCGTCGCACCGATCGCCGCTCGTTCTCCTCCGTTCGGCACCACTGTCCTTTCGTCACATCTGCAGTCGTCGTCTCTCGTGTTCACCGACAGTACTCGAGTTCGATTCAAGAGCGTCTGAACTCGGTGGGCGCTCAGGTGGTTCCGTCTCTCGAGAGCCGCGAGCTCGGATCCGAGACGATCGGTTGCCGACCCTCATACGCACTAACGACACACCATTGCGGGCTAGGATGGCTTGTACATCAGAGAGCGACCGCACGCCCTCACAGTCTGTGAGTTGCCGTCCCAACGATCGGTACGGACCGGTCACTACATCGTCGATCAGTCGGCGTCCGGCAGATTCGATCTCCGATGGGAGTATCTCACCGTGTGGTCGGCATGGCTCCTCTCGGACGAATTCGAGTCAGTCAGTGACAGTCAGGTGTGCCCCATCGATGGCTCGGTCTCCTGTGACTCGAGTATCGGTGTTCCTCGACGACTCGCCCGTGTTCCTCCCAGTACCTCTCTCGGGAGACGGACACCCGTCACTGGTTCGACTCGAGACTGTCGACACCCGACCTCTCGCTGTCGCTGGTGGGTATGACGTCCAAGAAAAGAAACTGCGGAATAAAGGCCGGCGTGAGCCGGTAGTTTACAGCTTAGTTCTGGCGTCGGAGTGCCAGCATGGCTGCGCCGAGCAGAGCGACGAGTGCGACGCCGACACCGAAGCCGGGCGTCTCGTCAGAGCCGCCGTCCTCGGAGCCGCCGTCCTCGGAGCCGCCGTCCTCGGAGCCGCCGTCCTCGGAGCCGCCATCCTCGGAGCCGCCGTCCTCGGAGCCGCCATCCTCGGAGCCACCGTCTTCAGAGCCACCGTCCTCGACGTCAGAGGAGTTCTCGGTGACCGACAGCGTACCGGAGTCCTGGCTATCGCCGTCG containing:
- a CDS encoding FAD-dependent oxidoreductase, translating into MSDQPRVEIYTKTDCPYCEKAKDLFDSKGIEYETYNVTGDDELFEEMVERADGRQTAPEVFIDDELIGGWDDTSALNETGELDEKLGLATEDDGEIVEHRKLIIAGTGIAGLTAAIYAGRSNNEPLVIEGDEPGGQLTLTTDVANYPGFPDGIGGPELVNNMKEQATQFGADLKNGIIESVDDSSRPFRVEMKDGDVYTADAVIAASGASARTLGIPGEDELMGYGLSTCATCDGAFFRGEDMLVVGGGDAAMEEATFLTKFADTVYIAHRREEFRAEDYWVDRVHEKVEEGDIEIMKNTELIEIHGSQAEGVDHVTLVENDQGHPTDRLDDPETEEFDFDVGAVFFAIGHTPNTDYLEDTGVETDAEGYLQTTGGDGGGQTETHVPGIFGAGDVVDYHYQQAVTAAGMGSKAALDADEYLEDLERADSSAEEAEPATADD